The Bacillota bacterium genome contains the following window.
AAAAAAAGTAGGGGTGAATTGTGGCGGAGTTGTTTTCACATGGCAGAGAAATATCACCTGCGTACTTTGTTGCAATCCACGATATTTGCCGATACAATTTTACCGTAATTACAGCGATGGCAGTTATGCGTATTTAATGAAGGCAGGTTACCCAATCACTGTATTATCGGCATCGATAATGGTAAAATGTACCGGTTGGAGGCGGTTGTAATGAAAATTGTCATTGATGCCGATGCTTGTCCCCGGGCAGTGCTGCAGACTTGTTTTTCGTTGGGGAAAAAGTACGCGCTGCCGGTATGGACTGTAGCCAGCTTTGAGCATTGCATCGACAGCGAGAACCATTTGATTGTTGGCAACGACCCCCAGGCTTCTGACATCAAGCTGATGAATATTACCGAGGCCGGGGATATAGCTGTTACACAGGACTGGGGTTTGGCTGCCATGCTGCTGGGAAAAAGGGTGCGTTGCCTCAATCCCGCCGGCCGCTTGTATGACAAGGGGAAGATTGATTTTATGTTGGAGGAACGGAACTTGAAGTTTCG
Protein-coding sequences here:
- a CDS encoding DUF188 domain-containing protein; the protein is MKIVIDADACPRAVLQTCFSLGKKYALPVWTVASFEHCIDSENHLIVGNDPQASDIKLMNITEAGDIAVTQDWGLAAMLLGKRVRCLNPAGRLYDKGKIDFMLEERNLKFRHRRGGGRTRGPRKRSREQDHKFAAILERAIQEQLAIDIDS